The window GAAGGTATTTATTGAGTATATTCCTGCGGAATTCGCCTGGAGCCCTATTACTGCCCCAGATTACATGTTTATCAACTGTCTTTGGGTAGCGGGCCGGTTTAAGGGCATGGGGTTGGGGAGTCGGCTGCTGGAGGAATGTATAAAGGATGCTAAAGATAAAAATGGCATCGTTATTTTATCCAGCAAAAATAAAAAGCCCTATCTAGCGGATAAAAAGTTTTTATTAAAAAAAGGATTTGTAGTATGTGATACCGCCCCGCCCTTTTTTGAATTAATGGTAAAAAGATTTAAGGATGCGCCGCTGCCCCGATTTAAGGAAAATGCCCAAAAGTTAAGGATTGAAGGGAAGGAGGATTTGTCCATTCTTTATACCAATCAGTGTCCCTTTACAGAGTCCTATGTGCAGGAAGTGGAGGAGGCGGCAAAAGAGTACAATTTAACTGTAGGAAAGAAAAGAATCATTTCCCGGGAAGAAGCGCAAAATTGCCCTTCACCCTATACTACCTACAGCATTTATTATAAAGGGTTTTTTATAACCCATGAAATTCTTAGCAAGGATAAATTTATGAAAATAATGGATAACCTATTAGTAGTTAAATAAAAATATTTAAAGAGGAGTTGCCATGATGGAATGGGTCTTATTTGATTATCCCGGGTGAAGCACGGTGAAAAAGGCCAAGGATTGGCTTAAACAAAGGAATATTCCCTTTAAGACCAGGCATATTGTCCATGAGGCGCCGAGCAGGGATGAAGTTAGAGAACTGCATCAAAAAAGCGGCTTGCCTTTAAAAAGGTTTTTTAATAGCAGCGGGATCAAATATAAAGAACTGGGTTTAAAAGATAAAATTCCTCTTTTAACCGACGAAGAACTTTATGAATTACTAGCTTCCAACGGGATGTTGATTAAACGGCCCATTATAACCGACGGTCAGAGAGTATTGGTGGGATTTAAGGAAAAGGAATGGCAGGAGGTCTTCGGCGGCCAGAGCTAGAATTTGGCCTGAACATCAAAAACCGACTCCAGGCCGGTTTTTGACGAACAGAAATCGTTCTTATTCCTGTTGGGTTAGAACTCTTCTTGGAATCTCAGGGTATTATGTTCCACCAGATCAATGGCGCCCAGCAAAACATGAGCTAAGCCAAATCCAGCGATACCCCAGCCCAAAACGGGGTTTGCAGCACGGATAGCCAAACCGGCGGTTGTAACGGCGGCACCTAGTATGGTGGGAACCATTCCTTCGCGTACTGTCATATCAACACCCCTTTTGTAAGAGTTTATTTTATTATGATCCTTAAGAAACTTTTCATACCGGGCAAGCTATGACAAAAAGATGAACTTAGGCTTAAAATAAAATAAAATGAAAGGAATAAAGCCTAAGGCAGCGAATTGAAAAATATCTCTGAAGTTTTATTAGAGAATCTATATAACTAAAAGGAGGATTTGAAAAATGGAATTAAAAGGAAGCAAAACTGAAGCAAATTTAAAGGCAGCTTTTTCCGGCGAAAGTGAGGCCCGGAACAAATATACCTATTGGGCCAGTGCAGCTAAAAAAGAAGGCTATGAGCAAATTGCCGCCATCT is drawn from Desulforamulus ruminis DSM 2154 and contains these coding sequences:
- a CDS encoding GNAT family N-acetyltransferase; this translates as MQETIELITLNQENIAREHICCALADKKSEKGISLKKEWLKSRFAEGLKFIKANVRGKVFIEYIPAEFAWSPITAPDYMFINCLWVAGRFKGMGLGSRLLEECIKDAKDKNGIVILSSKNKKPYLADKKFLLKKGFVVCDTAPPFFELMVKRFKDAPLPRFKENAQKLRIEGKEDLSILYTNQCPFTESYVQEVEEAAKEYNLTVGKKRIISREEAQNCPSPYTTYSIYYKGFFITHEILSKDKFMKIMDNLLVVK
- a CDS encoding arsenate reductase family protein, with translation MEWVLFDYPGUSTVKKAKDWLKQRNIPFKTRHIVHEAPSRDEVRELHQKSGLPLKRFFNSSGIKYKELGLKDKIPLLTDEELYELLASNGMLIKRPIITDGQRVLVGFKEKEWQEVFGGQS